The following coding sequences are from one Veillonella rodentium window:
- a CDS encoding deoxyguanosinetriphosphate triphosphohydrolase — translation MNIREQIEEREELLLSPYAAKSRDAVRDEDEAPDPLRTAFQRDRDRIIHSKCFRRLKHKTQVYIAPGDHYRTRMTHTLEVGQIGRTVARALRLNEDLVEAIAMGHDVGHTPFGHVGEYALRDMVGHFNHNEQSLRMVEVLEKHGEHQGLNLTSAVRDGILGHTGPTIPVTLEGQIIRIVDRIAYLCHDFDDAQRAGMLQAENLPLEVREHFGMTPSSMITAMVEDMVRESLDKPAIAMSDTVEMTMNILRKFMFKHVYLAPALIPDRSKASHVVKNLFIHFMEHPRDMEECTNREGFYSTRDVVDYVAGLTDQYAIKLFKQYYIPNITL, via the coding sequence ATGAATATACGGGAACAAATAGAGGAGAGGGAAGAACTGCTCCTGTCTCCTTATGCGGCAAAGAGCCGCGATGCCGTTCGAGATGAGGATGAAGCTCCTGACCCGCTTCGCACAGCATTTCAACGTGATCGGGATCGCATCATTCACAGTAAATGTTTTAGACGGTTAAAACACAAAACCCAGGTATATATTGCGCCGGGTGATCATTACCGGACGCGTATGACCCATACATTGGAAGTAGGGCAGATCGGCCGTACCGTAGCCCGTGCATTACGCCTTAATGAAGATTTAGTCGAGGCTATTGCTATGGGACATGATGTGGGCCATACTCCGTTTGGCCATGTCGGTGAGTATGCCTTGCGCGATATGGTTGGACATTTTAATCATAATGAACAAAGTTTACGAATGGTGGAAGTGTTGGAAAAACATGGAGAACATCAAGGTTTAAATCTCACATCCGCCGTTCGGGACGGTATTTTAGGACATACGGGACCGACGATTCCCGTTACCTTGGAAGGACAAATCATTCGCATTGTAGATCGAATTGCCTATTTATGTCATGATTTCGATGATGCGCAGCGGGCCGGAATGCTACAGGCGGAAAATTTACCGTTAGAGGTTCGTGAGCATTTTGGTATGACTCCGTCCAGTATGATTACCGCTATGGTGGAGGATATGGTTAGAGAATCTCTGGATAAACCGGCTATCGCCATGTCGGATACCGTGGAGATGACGATGAATATATTGCGTAAGTTTATGTTTAAGCATGTTTATCTGGCTCCGGCTCTGATTCCTGATCGAAGTAAAGCCTCTCATGTGGTTAAAAATCTATTTATCCATTTTATGGAACATCCGCGTGACATGGAGGAATGTACTAATCGGGAAGGGTTTTATTCGACCCGTGATGTGGTAGATTATGTGGCGGGCCTTACAGATCAATATGCTATCAAGCTATTTAAGCAGTATTATATTCCTAATATTACTTTGTAA
- the ppsA gene encoding phosphoenolpyruvate synthase: MNRETAYVLWFDELQREDVNLVGGKSSSLGELTSSTNVPVPYGFATTAYGYREFMKETGLEDKIRAELDALDDVENSALLREVCAKIRRMICEEKMPKDLAKAIRKAYEELGKKVKEKDPFVAVRSSATAEDLPDASFAGQQDTYLNVRGADVIIEKVKECYASTFTDRATYYRVKQGFDHMTVALSAAVQMMVFSKAAGVMFTVDLVTGDDNNILIEGSWGLGEYVVQGTVTPDNFRVDKAKMEITDRMINDKHVRLVRKADGDCVEEVVPSDEAKSQVISDEQVLELAEYAKAIEKHYGCYMDMEWGVDERNGKIWILQARPETVWSRKQKSDAPQTTDMSAATANRDIVVKGLPASPGNAAGKAHVIINPEDIDEFKEGEILVTAMTAPDWVPAMKKAKAIVTDAGGMTCHASIVSRELGIPCIVGTKSRSHEATTSIKDGQMVTVDATNGIVYDGIVEDIVKKPEVQASAAVATEYVPVTGTKIYMNLGDPDLAEKYGVLPCDGIGLMREEFIWTTFIHEHPLHLIETGRSDVAVNTLAEGMRKVCQALAPRQVVVRLSDFKSSEYRDLKGGDKYEPHESSALLGWRGASRYYDPKYLPAFKLELEAIKKVRNEFGFKNLQVMIPFCRTVEEAKLVTGLMAEEGLVRGKDFKIWLMAEIPANIILADQFNQYVDGYSIGSNDLTMLVLGCDRDNETVQHIYDERNLAVRRAIHHLIEVAHKDGKTVSICGQAPSVYPELCEFLVKSGIDSISVNPDAVVSTKKMVAQLEQRIMLDAMTGRGRQDSDELVW, from the coding sequence ATGAATCGAGAAACAGCATACGTACTTTGGTTTGATGAATTACAACGTGAAGATGTTAATTTAGTTGGTGGTAAGTCTTCTTCCTTAGGGGAATTGACATCCTCCACTAATGTACCTGTACCTTACGGCTTTGCTACAACGGCTTATGGGTATCGTGAATTTATGAAAGAAACGGGCTTAGAGGATAAAATTCGGGCTGAACTAGATGCTTTGGATGATGTAGAAAACTCTGCATTATTGCGTGAAGTATGTGCTAAGATTCGCCGTATGATTTGCGAAGAAAAAATGCCTAAGGATTTAGCAAAGGCCATTCGTAAAGCGTATGAAGAATTAGGTAAAAAGGTTAAGGAAAAAGATCCGTTCGTAGCCGTTCGTTCCAGTGCAACTGCTGAAGATTTACCGGATGCAAGTTTTGCAGGACAGCAAGATACGTATTTAAATGTACGTGGAGCCGATGTTATCATCGAAAAAGTAAAAGAATGTTACGCATCTACTTTCACGGATCGTGCAACATATTACCGTGTAAAACAGGGTTTTGACCATATGACGGTTGCGTTGAGCGCCGCTGTTCAGATGATGGTATTCTCTAAAGCCGCTGGTGTTATGTTTACGGTTGATCTTGTAACCGGTGATGACAATAATATTCTTATTGAAGGTTCCTGGGGTCTTGGTGAATATGTTGTACAGGGTACTGTAACGCCTGATAATTTTCGTGTGGATAAAGCAAAAATGGAAATTACGGACCGCATGATCAATGATAAACATGTCCGTCTTGTTCGAAAGGCTGATGGCGACTGCGTTGAAGAGGTTGTTCCGAGTGATGAAGCAAAGTCTCAAGTTATTTCCGATGAGCAGGTATTGGAACTTGCCGAATATGCGAAAGCAATCGAAAAACATTACGGTTGCTACATGGATATGGAATGGGGCGTTGATGAGAGAAACGGAAAAATCTGGATTCTGCAAGCGCGTCCGGAAACCGTTTGGTCCCGTAAACAGAAATCTGATGCACCTCAAACTACAGACATGTCAGCAGCAACAGCTAATCGCGATATCGTTGTAAAAGGGTTACCAGCTTCGCCTGGTAATGCAGCAGGTAAAGCTCATGTTATTATCAATCCTGAGGACATCGATGAGTTCAAAGAAGGGGAAATCCTTGTAACTGCTATGACGGCCCCTGACTGGGTTCCGGCTATGAAAAAGGCGAAAGCTATCGTTACCGATGCGGGCGGTATGACCTGTCATGCATCTATCGTCAGTCGTGAGCTCGGTATTCCGTGTATTGTAGGTACCAAGAGTCGTAGTCATGAAGCGACTACGTCTATTAAAGACGGTCAGATGGTTACGGTTGATGCTACAAATGGTATCGTTTATGACGGTATTGTAGAGGATATCGTCAAGAAACCTGAAGTGCAGGCTTCCGCTGCTGTGGCTACTGAATATGTGCCTGTAACGGGGACTAAGATTTATATGAACTTAGGTGACCCTGATCTAGCTGAAAAATACGGGGTATTACCTTGTGACGGTATCGGTCTTATGCGTGAAGAGTTTATATGGACAACCTTCATTCATGAACATCCGTTACATCTCATTGAAACGGGGCGTAGTGATGTAGCCGTGAATACTTTGGCGGAAGGTATGCGCAAAGTATGTCAGGCGTTGGCCCCTAGACAAGTGGTAGTTCGTTTAAGCGATTTTAAATCCAGTGAATATCGGGATCTTAAAGGCGGAGATAAATACGAACCTCATGAGTCCAGTGCGTTATTGGGGTGGCGTGGCGCATCCCGCTATTATGATCCTAAATATTTACCAGCTTTCAAATTAGAATTGGAAGCTATTAAAAAGGTGCGCAATGAATTTGGATTTAAGAATTTGCAAGTTATGATTCCGTTCTGTCGTACTGTGGAAGAAGCAAAACTTGTAACGGGGTTAATGGCTGAAGAAGGTCTTGTGCGCGGCAAGGATTTTAAGATTTGGCTCATGGCTGAAATTCCTGCCAATATTATCTTGGCTGATCAATTTAATCAATATGTTGATGGGTATTCTATCGGTTCCAATGACTTGACGATGCTTGTTCTCGGCTGCGATCGGGATAATGAAACTGTTCAACATATTTATGATGAGCGGAACTTGGCGGTGCGTAGAGCGATTCATCATCTCATTGAAGTGGCTCATAAGGACGGTAAAACCGTATCTATTTGCGGACAGGCACCAAGCGTATATCCTGAACTTTGTGAATTCCTCGTAAAGAGTGGCATCGATTCTATTTCCGTTAACCCTGATGCAGTGGTTAGTACGAAAAAAATGGTGGCTCAATTGGAACAGCGCATCATGTTAGATGCTATGACCGGTCGCGGCCGTCAGGATTCTGATGAATTAGTGTGGTAA
- the guaB gene encoding IMP dehydrogenase, translating into MRNDKFGMRGLTFDDVLLVPAASDVLPNEVELKSHLTRDITLNIPMISSGMDTVTESRMAIAMAREGGLGVIHKNMSIEEQAHEVDKVKRSEHGVIVDPIYLSPQNLLSDASEIMAKYKISGVPITEHGKLVGIITNRDMRFETDLTRKIGDCMTREGLVTAPEGTSLEAAKSILSEHRIEKLPLVDKEGNLKGLITIKDIEKATKYPNAAKDSNGRLLVGAAVGVSKDLYDRLDALVSAKADVIIVDTAHGHSAGVLRTLKEIKQAYPHIPVIAGNVATAAGTEALIEAGADAVKVGIGPGSICTTRVIAGIGVPQITAVYESAQVGRRYGIPIIADGGIKYSGDIAKAIAAGANVVMMGNILAGTDESPGETVIYQGRSYKVYRGMGSLGAMKLGSKDRYFQTEAKKLVPEGIEGRVPYKGMLTDTIFQMVGGLRASMGYCGCHNIREMIENTQFIQITAAGLKESHPHDVSITVEAPNYSGL; encoded by the coding sequence ATGAGAAACGATAAATTCGGTATGCGCGGCTTAACTTTTGATGATGTATTGTTAGTACCTGCTGCATCTGATGTGTTACCAAATGAAGTGGAATTGAAAAGTCATTTGACACGTGATATTACATTGAATATTCCGATGATCAGTTCCGGAATGGATACGGTTACCGAATCGAGAATGGCGATTGCTATGGCTCGTGAAGGGGGTCTCGGTGTTATTCATAAAAATATGTCCATAGAGGAACAGGCACATGAAGTAGATAAAGTTAAGCGCTCTGAACATGGTGTTATTGTTGATCCTATTTATTTAAGTCCGCAGAACTTGCTTTCAGATGCATCTGAAATTATGGCAAAATATAAAATTTCTGGTGTACCTATAACAGAACATGGTAAACTAGTAGGGATCATAACAAATCGCGATATGAGATTTGAAACTGATTTAACTCGAAAAATCGGTGACTGCATGACACGGGAAGGGCTTGTAACTGCGCCGGAAGGGACATCTCTGGAGGCGGCAAAATCTATTTTAAGTGAACACCGTATCGAAAAACTGCCCCTTGTAGATAAAGAGGGTAATTTAAAAGGTTTAATTACTATTAAAGATATTGAGAAAGCCACAAAATATCCGAATGCAGCAAAGGATAGCAACGGTCGTTTGTTGGTCGGTGCTGCCGTAGGTGTATCCAAGGATCTGTACGACCGTTTGGATGCATTGGTGTCTGCTAAGGCGGATGTAATTATCGTCGATACGGCTCATGGTCATTCTGCAGGCGTACTTCGTACACTTAAGGAAATTAAACAGGCATATCCTCATATTCCAGTTATTGCCGGCAATGTGGCGACAGCGGCAGGGACGGAAGCTCTCATAGAAGCCGGCGCTGATGCTGTTAAGGTTGGAATCGGACCCGGTTCCATTTGCACTACGCGCGTTATTGCCGGTATAGGGGTACCTCAGATTACAGCTGTATATGAATCGGCACAAGTCGGTCGCCGTTATGGTATTCCTATTATTGCTGACGGAGGGATCAAGTATTCAGGTGACATTGCAAAGGCTATTGCAGCCGGTGCTAATGTGGTCATGATGGGGAATATCTTGGCCGGCACTGATGAAAGTCCCGGTGAAACAGTGATTTATCAAGGGCGATCCTATAAGGTGTATCGTGGTATGGGCAGTTTGGGTGCCATGAAACTTGGCAGTAAAGATCGTTATTTCCAAACAGAGGCTAAGAAATTGGTCCCTGAAGGAATAGAAGGTCGCGTACCTTATAAAGGTATGTTGACCGATACAATTTTCCAAATGGTTGGTGGTTTGCGTGCGAGCATGGGATACTGCGGATGTCATAACATCCGAGAGATGATTGAGAATACTCAATTTATTCAAATTACAGCGGCGGGATTGAAAGAAAGTCATCCGCATGATGTAAGTATTACCGTGGAAGCACCAAATTATAGTGGTCTATAA
- the rpmB gene encoding 50S ribosomal protein L28, protein MANLCEVCGKSTSSGMNVSHSHIRTRKTWKPNIQRVRAVVDGATKKVNVCTRCLRSNKITRA, encoded by the coding sequence ATGGCAAACCTTTGCGAAGTATGTGGCAAATCCACATCTAGCGGCATGAACGTGAGTCACTCTCACATTCGCACAAGAAAGACTTGGAAACCGAATATTCAAAGAGTACGGGCGGTTGTAGACGGTGCTACAAAAAAAGTAAATGTATGCACACGCTGCCTTCGTTCTAATAAAATTACACGCGCGTAA
- a CDS encoding NUDIX hydrolase: MDKKLTNFLEQREYTVLTDIDVITAAVAVPLLEIDGEDHVVFTVRSNTLRRQPGEISFPGGHCEPNDKSGAYAAIRECSEELGIGLDKIEPLGNLDCLVSAIGVKLYAVAVRLHTGQFRPNIDEVSEVFTVPLQYLLEMEPTVGHLDIATRPLRDFPFHLLEGYNIDWKIRQNYSVYFYPYEQYTIWGLTGRVLKNFLDIYKEVHSHNNLHKN, from the coding sequence ATGGATAAAAAATTAACTAACTTTTTAGAGCAGCGAGAATATACTGTTCTTACCGATATTGATGTCATAACTGCGGCAGTAGCTGTACCATTATTAGAAATTGATGGAGAGGATCATGTGGTGTTTACTGTACGTAGTAATACGTTGCGACGTCAACCCGGTGAAATCAGCTTTCCCGGTGGACATTGTGAACCTAATGATAAAAGCGGTGCTTATGCTGCCATTCGTGAATGTTCTGAGGAACTAGGTATAGGTTTAGACAAAATTGAACCACTTGGTAATTTAGATTGTTTAGTATCCGCCATAGGTGTAAAACTATATGCCGTAGCAGTACGACTGCATACCGGTCAATTCAGACCGAATATCGATGAGGTAAGTGAGGTGTTTACCGTTCCACTACAGTATCTGTTGGAGATGGAACCTACCGTAGGTCACCTAGATATCGCTACAAGACCTTTGCGTGATTTTCCGTTCCACTTACTAGAGGGTTACAATATCGACTGGAAAATTAGACAAAACTATTCTGTCTATTTCTATCCCTATGAACAATACACCATATGGGGACTGACTGGGCGAGTATTGAAGAATTTTTTGGATATATATAAGGAAGTTCATTCACATAATAATCTCCATAAAAATTGA
- a CDS encoding pyruvate, water dikinase regulatory protein — MVEKIIYAISDSLGETAEAVARATASQYDKEQIEIVRIPYIDSKDQIDEIIADAKEGNHVICHTIVSESLRKYLHEKVAQYKIPAVDIMGPVLEAVGTVATTKPRMTAGMVHKLDQEYFKKVEAIEFAVKYDDGKNPSGFEKADIVIIGVSRTSKTPLSMFLAYKKIKAANLPLVPEVPLPEELFKIPAKKIVGLIIDPFKLNNIRSERLRAIGLEDEANYASIERIQAELEYAKAVMRRLHCQVLDVSNKSIEETASLMMQLIDRNSGLEGK, encoded by the coding sequence ATGGTAGAAAAGATTATATATGCGATATCGGATTCCCTCGGGGAAACCGCCGAAGCCGTGGCACGTGCCACAGCCAGTCAGTATGATAAAGAACAGATTGAAATTGTTAGAATTCCATATATTGACAGTAAGGATCAAATTGATGAAATTATAGCCGATGCAAAAGAAGGTAACCATGTAATTTGTCATACTATTGTATCCGAGTCGTTACGTAAATATTTACATGAGAAGGTAGCTCAATACAAGATTCCCGCTGTGGATATTATGGGGCCCGTTTTAGAGGCGGTAGGTACGGTAGCCACGACCAAGCCTCGTATGACGGCAGGTATGGTTCATAAACTGGACCAGGAATATTTTAAAAAGGTAGAGGCTATTGAGTTTGCTGTAAAATATGATGACGGTAAAAATCCGTCGGGCTTTGAAAAGGCGGATATCGTTATCATAGGGGTATCCAGAACAAGCAAGACTCCGCTTTCCATGTTTTTAGCATATAAAAAAATTAAAGCGGCTAACTTACCATTGGTACCGGAAGTGCCGTTGCCTGAAGAGTTATTTAAAATTCCGGCAAAGAAAATCGTGGGTCTGATTATTGATCCTTTCAAATTAAATAATATTCGTAGTGAACGGTTGCGCGCTATCGGCTTAGAAGATGAAGCAAATTATGCATCCATTGAGCGTATTCAGGCGGAACTGGAATACGCAAAAGCCGTTATGAGACGTCTACATTGCCAAGTACTGGACGTATCCAATAAATCTATAGAGGAAACGGCTTCCCTTATGATGCAACTCATCGATCGTAACAGTGGACTGGAGGGGAAATGA
- the tyrS gene encoding tyrosine--tRNA ligase, with protein sequence MISAQEQVRQIKHGVADLINEQDLVKKIERSIKENKPLVVKLGLDPTAPDIHLGHTVPLRKLRLFQEFGHQVVIVIGGFTARIGDPSGKSVTRPPLTKEQVLENAQTYKAQIFKVLDPEKTIVRDNSEWLEQMNFADVLRLAASYTVARMMERDDFNKRFKEGRPIGVHEFMYPLMQGQDSVALHADVEFGGTDQTFNLLMGRHLQELEGQEPQVVITMPLLEGLDGVQKMSKSLGNYIGIDEEPKEMYGKAMSIPDELMMRYFMLVTDMSIENQEDMTKRLESGELHPRDAKMQLARTIVRLYHGEEAALEAEEEFKRVFQQRAMPTDIPEYAMDAPTEPIFVPQFCTDAGLTASNGEARRSIKAGAFKVNGEKYNEENITLEDGMILQVGKRKFVKIKFN encoded by the coding sequence ATGATTAGTGCTCAAGAACAAGTGCGTCAAATTAAACATGGCGTAGCGGATTTAATTAACGAACAAGATCTCGTAAAAAAAATAGAAAGATCTATCAAGGAGAATAAACCTTTAGTTGTAAAGTTGGGCTTAGATCCAACTGCACCGGATATTCATTTGGGCCATACCGTGCCGCTCCGTAAACTTCGTTTATTCCAAGAGTTCGGTCATCAGGTTGTGATCGTTATCGGCGGCTTCACGGCCCGTATCGGTGATCCGTCCGGTAAAAGTGTAACTCGTCCGCCACTTACGAAAGAGCAGGTGCTGGAAAATGCACAAACATATAAAGCGCAGATTTTTAAGGTCTTAGATCCTGAAAAAACTATCGTTCGCGATAACAGTGAATGGTTGGAACAGATGAACTTTGCCGATGTACTTCGCTTGGCGGCTTCCTATACGGTTGCGCGAATGATGGAGCGTGATGATTTCAATAAACGCTTTAAAGAAGGTCGTCCTATCGGGGTTCATGAGTTTATGTATCCATTGATGCAAGGTCAAGATTCCGTTGCATTGCATGCAGACGTAGAATTTGGCGGTACAGATCAAACTTTCAACCTTTTGATGGGGCGTCATTTACAAGAGCTGGAAGGTCAAGAGCCGCAAGTGGTTATCACGATGCCTTTACTAGAAGGGCTTGACGGCGTTCAAAAAATGAGTAAATCTTTAGGCAATTACATCGGTATCGATGAAGAGCCAAAAGAAATGTATGGCAAAGCAATGTCCATACCTGATGAATTGATGATGCGTTATTTCATGCTCGTTACCGATATGTCTATCGAAAATCAGGAAGACATGACAAAGCGTCTCGAATCCGGTGAATTGCATCCGCGTGATGCCAAGATGCAATTAGCACGTACCATCGTTCGTTTGTATCATGGTGAAGAGGCTGCTTTGGAGGCGGAAGAGGAATTCAAACGCGTGTTCCAACAACGCGCTATGCCTACAGACATTCCTGAGTACGCTATGGATGCACCAACAGAACCAATCTTTGTACCACAGTTCTGTACAGATGCCGGTTTGACCGCATCCAATGGTGAAGCACGTCGCTCTATTAAAGCGGGTGCTTTCAAAGTGAACGGCGAAAAATATAACGAAGAAAATATTACTCTTGAAGATGGCATGATTCTTCAAGTAGGTAAACGTAAATTCGTAAAAATTAAATTTAACTAA
- a CDS encoding 4-oxalocrotonate tautomerase yields MPLIHVELVEGRTKEQKKQLGEAITKAAVEIVKVPADAVKIIFVDMKKDDYMEGGILRSER; encoded by the coding sequence ATGCCACTTATTCATGTAGAGCTCGTTGAAGGGCGTACAAAAGAACAGAAAAAACAGTTAGGTGAAGCTATTACGAAGGCCGCCGTGGAAATCGTTAAAGTTCCGGCAGATGCGGTAAAGATAATCTTCGTAGACATGAAAAAAGATGATTATATGGAAGGCGGCATTTTGCGGTCTGAACGCTAA
- a CDS encoding helix-turn-helix transcriptional regulator, with product MKLSKRQEQIAQIVREEGPVTGSAIAEHLEVTRSALRSDLAVLTMLGVLDARPNVGYYYVGLSKETQTAERLKSFRVSDVLSQAVVVNDNTNLYDTIVTLFTEDVGTILVCDDSYLVGIVSRKDLLRASMGQMDSHTMPISMIMTPVSKVIAVEPTDTLVEAAQKMIDYEVDSLPVVVREDSGHKKRLKVVGRVSKTTVTKIFLECSIH from the coding sequence GTGAAACTGTCGAAACGACAAGAACAAATTGCTCAGATTGTTCGTGAAGAAGGTCCTGTTACGGGTAGTGCAATTGCTGAGCATTTAGAGGTCACAAGATCCGCATTGCGGTCAGATTTGGCTGTACTGACCATGCTCGGGGTTCTCGATGCTCGCCCTAATGTGGGATATTATTATGTAGGGCTTTCAAAGGAAACACAGACGGCGGAACGTCTGAAATCATTTCGCGTGTCCGATGTGTTATCTCAAGCCGTAGTTGTCAATGATAATACGAATTTATATGATACGATTGTAACATTATTCACAGAGGATGTAGGAACAATTCTTGTCTGTGATGATTCCTATTTAGTCGGTATTGTGTCGCGAAAGGATTTATTACGCGCCTCCATGGGACAAATGGATTCACACACTATGCCTATATCTATGATTATGACCCCTGTGAGCAAGGTAATCGCTGTGGAGCCTACAGATACATTAGTAGAAGCGGCACAGAAGATGATAGATTATGAGGTGGATTCTTTGCCTGTTGTAGTTCGGGAGGACTCGGGGCATAAGAAACGATTAAAGGTCGTTGGCCGAGTATCGAAAACAACTGTGACAAAGATATTTTTAGAATGTAGTATTCATTGA
- the recG gene encoding ATP-dependent DNA helicase RecG produces MDESLTTIKGVGPGREKQLHKLGINNITSLLTYFPRTYEDRRTIYKIGDLKTGMTGGIVGVVSSIQEKRPRSRLSILDIVITDGTGSLKIVLFNQGYKKNFYKIGQRLYAYGKAEFQYGSMQMNTPQIENLGESAEPDRGIVPIYALADGVSQFVVRSAVRNWFQSHEAMDEILPEEILSNHQYMKRYDAFKAMHFPESSEQYELARHQLAYEELFVMQAGLALLRNKEQRNKGFKMEPNGVLIERCIGQLPFSLTGDQERAFQDISSDMEDERPMQRLLQGDVGSGKTVVAILSLIKAVENGFQGALMAPTEILAAQHYEGIRNLCDNLGISIELLTGSAGKKEKKRIYRGLADGTISIVVGTHALIQEGVQFSKLGLIVIDEQHRFGVEQRARLQKKGEHPHVLIMTATPIPRTMTLSVYGDLAVSLIKEMPPGRKPVKTYVVDGSYTERLRTFFGKEMAEGRQVYVVCPLVEESEKLDLQAAEELYIELKNYFYKTFNVGLIYGRMKPDEKETIMNDFYNGDISLLVSTTVIEVGVNVPNATIMCIEGAERFGLSQLHQLRGRVGRGTAQSYCILVSDAKNDLTRERLKLMEQIQDGFELAEQDLLLRGSGQLFGLAQSGLPDLRVANIIKDIDILVKARQDVLHYVGAFGMNRLESVMKVELEKRFGEKFLRILYN; encoded by the coding sequence ATGGATGAAAGTTTAACTACGATTAAAGGCGTAGGTCCGGGCCGGGAGAAACAACTACATAAATTGGGCATTAACAATATCACATCCTTGTTAACCTATTTCCCTCGTACCTATGAAGATCGACGAACCATCTATAAGATTGGAGACTTAAAAACGGGAATGACCGGTGGTATTGTTGGTGTAGTATCCAGCATTCAAGAAAAAAGACCGAGGTCCCGTCTATCTATTTTGGATATTGTCATCACTGATGGGACCGGATCGTTAAAAATCGTATTATTTAACCAAGGATATAAAAAGAATTTTTATAAAATCGGACAGCGCCTTTATGCTTATGGAAAGGCCGAGTTTCAATATGGTTCCATGCAGATGAATACTCCTCAAATAGAAAATTTGGGAGAGTCTGCTGAACCGGACCGTGGTATCGTGCCGATTTACGCTCTTGCAGATGGTGTATCCCAATTTGTAGTACGGTCGGCTGTAAGAAATTGGTTTCAATCTCATGAGGCGATGGATGAAATTCTACCCGAAGAAATTTTATCAAATCATCAGTATATGAAACGTTATGATGCATTCAAAGCGATGCACTTCCCTGAATCTTCGGAGCAGTATGAACTGGCCCGTCACCAATTGGCTTATGAAGAGCTGTTTGTTATGCAGGCAGGTCTTGCGTTGTTGAGAAATAAGGAACAACGGAATAAAGGCTTTAAAATGGAACCGAACGGAGTTTTAATAGAGCGTTGTATTGGACAACTACCATTTTCCTTAACCGGAGATCAAGAGCGTGCTTTTCAGGATATTTCCTCGGATATGGAGGATGAAAGACCTATGCAACGTCTGTTACAAGGCGATGTAGGATCGGGTAAGACTGTTGTAGCCATATTGAGTTTAATTAAAGCTGTTGAAAATGGATTTCAGGGGGCGTTGATGGCGCCTACAGAAATTCTGGCGGCTCAACATTATGAAGGTATTCGCAATCTGTGTGATAATTTGGGAATTTCTATTGAACTGTTGACAGGTTCCGCGGGTAAAAAAGAGAAAAAACGTATATATAGGGGGCTGGCCGACGGTACTATTAGTATCGTTGTCGGGACTCATGCACTGATACAGGAAGGCGTACAGTTTTCTAAACTAGGTCTCATCGTCATTGATGAACAACATCGATTTGGTGTCGAACAGAGGGCCAGATTGCAAAAAAAAGGGGAACATCCTCATGTATTGATTATGACCGCTACACCTATACCTCGTACAATGACACTGTCCGTATATGGAGACTTAGCCGTATCTTTAATTAAAGAAATGCCGCCGGGGCGTAAACCGGTCAAAACTTATGTGGTGGATGGTTCGTATACGGAACGATTGCGGACCTTCTTTGGAAAGGAAATGGCAGAAGGCCGACAAGTTTATGTGGTATGTCCTCTCGTAGAGGAATCGGAGAAATTGGATTTACAGGCGGCAGAAGAGTTATATATAGAATTAAAAAATTATTTTTATAAAACTTTCAACGTCGGGCTTATTTATGGGCGCATGAAGCCTGATGAAAAAGAGACCATTATGAATGACTTTTATAATGGTGATATTTCATTGCTCGTATCGACGACTGTTATCGAGGTAGGTGTGAATGTACCGAATGCGACGATTATGTGCATAGAAGGGGCCGAAAGATTCGGTTTATCACAATTACATCAGTTGCGAGGCCGTGTAGGGCGCGGGACGGCACAATCGTACTGTATTTTGGTAAGTGATGCAAAAAATGATTTGACTCGGGAGCGACTTAAATTGATGGAGCAGATACAGGACGGGTTTGAATTGGCGGAACAGGATTTGTTGCTACGAGGTTCGGGACAACTGTTTGGACTGGCTCAATCTGGATTACCTGATCTGCGGGTTGCCAATATTATTAAGGATATCGACATCCTCGTGAAAGCGCGTCAGGATGTATTACATTATGTCGGCGCTTTTGGCATGAATCGGCTTGAATCAGTTATGAAAGTCGAGTTAGAAAAAAGATTTGGTGAAAAATTTCTAAGAATATTGTATAATTAA